In the Amblyraja radiata isolate CabotCenter1 chromosome 13, sAmbRad1.1.pri, whole genome shotgun sequence genome, one interval contains:
- the LOC116979992 gene encoding leucine-rich alpha-2-glycoprotein-like, whose amino-acid sequence MDVLKIAVVLILNCVSFSSSVVTCPNYCFCYSSDTITSMTCVSLESLNKVPKNIPAEITTISIEFTNINALTDQDFVGLFQLQELLLSSNQLANISSGALKDLHRLRILDLSNNLLTTLPPNLFLWTFNLSSLVLQGNRLNKVNPFWFYQLQGLKWLDLSKNMLETLLPYSFHNLTSLEILDLSSNKIKYLPSNLFDDMPNLDRLTLGENELTTFVPGTFDNVINLKYLFLNNNKISRIPSMLFDKVPILDMLDLSQNNLTSLPPRLFGNLLHIGAGWQQGMDLSQNPWVCNCDIKYLWYWLNINMQKVYFLNTTVCATPATLRWKAIKALSEEELMC is encoded by the coding sequence ATGGATGTGTTGAAGATTGCAGTGGTGTTGATCCTGAACTGTGTTTCCTTTTCGTCTTCCGTGGTCACTTGCCCAAATTACTGCTTCTGCTACTCCTCCGACACTATCACATCTATGACATGTGTTTCGCTTGAAAGCCTTAACAAGGTGCCAAAAAACATCCCTGCTGAGATAACCACCATCTCGATTGAATTCACCAACATTAATGCCCTAACAGACCAAGATTTTGTTGGTCTTTTCCAACTTCAAGAGCTTCTTCTTTCAAGTAATCAGTTGGCAAACATCTCATCGGGTGCTCTAAAAGATCTGCATCGTCTGAGAATACTGGATTTAAGCAACAATTTGTTGACTACATTGCCACCAAATTTGTTCTTGTGGACTTTCAATCTCTCCTCGCTAGTTTTACAGGGAAACAGACTGAATAAAGTGAATCCTTTTTGGTTTTATCAACTTCAGGGTCTTAAATGGTTGGATTTATCAAAGAATATGTTGGAAACGTTACTTCCTTATTCATTTCATAATTTGACCAGTTTGGAAATACTTGACTTATCCAgtaataaaattaaatatttaccAAGCAATCTATTTGACGATATGCCCAATCTGGATAGgttaactctgggtgaaaatgagttgaCTACATTTGTCCCTGGTACCTTTGACAATGTAATCAATTTGAAATATTTGtttcttaataataataagattTCAAGGATTCCATCGATGCTGTTTGATAAAGTTCCAATACTAGACATGCTGGATCTCTCACAGAACAATTTAACATCATTGCCTCCAAGATTGTTTGGTAATCTCTTGCATATTGGGGCAGGATGGCAACAAGGTATGGATCTCTCACAGAATCCATGGGTTTGTAATTGTGACATTAAATATCTGTGGTACTGGCTGAATATAAATATGCAAAAAGTGTACTTTCTTAACACAACAGTTTGTGCCACACCTGCCACGCTCAGGTGGAAAGCAATTAAAGCACTTTCCGAAGAGGAGCTAATGTGCTGA